In Dasypus novemcinctus isolate mDasNov1 chromosome 23, mDasNov1.1.hap2, whole genome shotgun sequence, the following proteins share a genomic window:
- the ZNF48 gene encoding zinc finger protein 48 encodes MERAVEPWSPDLHGPEEREQPRGARTGLGSENVEISQPDEFEHTPQEDDLEFKEEEDLVPGHEVGNAPLKSEGIQTWDDLWVQREGPGKPQPRDRGPRLLGEPRWGQTSDRAAVCGECGKSFRQMSDLVKHQRTHTGEKPYKCGVCGKGFGDSSARIKHQRTHSGEKPYRARPLAQGPPKIPRPRIPAGERPTICGECGKSFRQSSDLVKHQRTHTGEKPYKCGICGKGFGDSSARIKHQRTHRGEQPPRPVVPRRRPSRAATAAAQGPKTQDKPYICTDCGKRFVLSCSLLSHQRSHLGPKPFGCDVCGKEFARGSDLVKHLRVHTGEKPYLCPECGKGFADSSARVKHLRTHSGERPHACPECDRTFSLSSTLLRHRLTHMEPQDFGFPGYPMAPLIPSPPPSTSPPPPPLGTSPLLIPRSPPHSGDGPFGLPGLEPEPGGPQAGEPPPPLAGDKPHKCPECGKGFRRSSDLVKHHRVHTGEKPYLCPECGKGFADSSARVKHLRTHRGERARPPPPSTLLRPHNPPGPAPTAARPRVRAQPSGPSQPHVCGFCGKEFPRSSDLVKHRRTHTGEKPYKCAECGKGFGDSSARIKHQRGHLVLRPFGTGDGRARPLKEEPPTGLE; translated from the exons ATGGAGCGCGCCGTGGAGCCCTGGAGCCCGGATCTCCacggcccagaggagagggagcAGCCGAGAGGCGCCCGCACAG GTCTGGGGAGTGAGAATGTGGAGATTTCTCAGCCGGATGAGTTTGAACATACCCCACAGGAGGATGACTTGGAATTCAAGGAAGAGGAAGATTTGGTCCCAGGTCACGAAGTAGGAAATGCCCCTCTCAAATCTGAAGGCATCCAGACCTGGGATGACTTGTGGGTCCAGAGAGAGGGTCCAGGAAAGCCTCAGCCTCGGGACAGAGGTCCCCGGCTCCTGGGAGAACCACGGTGGGGCCAGACTAGTGATCGGGCCGCTGTGTGTGGCGAATGTGGGAAGAGCTTCCGGCAGATGTCAGATCTAGTGAAACACCAGCGGACCCACACAGGGGAGAAACCTTACAAGTGTGGGGTCTGTGGCAAGGGCTTTGGGGATAGCTCTGCCCGTATCAAACACCAGCGAACTCATAGCGGTGAGAAGCCCTACAGAGCCCGGCCACTGGCCCAGGGCCCCCCAAAGATTCCTCGGCCCCGGATCCCTGCTGGTGAGCGCCCTACTATCTGTGGTGAGTGTGGCAAGAGCTTCCGGCAGAGTTCGGATCTGGTGAAGCACCAGCGGACACACACAGGTGAGAAGCCCTACAAGTGTGGCATCTGTGGCAAGGGCTTTGGTGACAGTTCTGCCCGCATAAAGCACCAGCGGACACACCGGGGGGAGCAGCCTCCCCGGCCGGTGGTGCCCCGGCGGCGGCCATCTCGGGCAGCCACAGCAGCGGCACAGGGACCCAAGACCCAGGACAAGCCATATATCTGCACTGATTGTGGCAAAAGGTTTGTGCTCAGCTGCAGCCTCCTGAGCCACCAACGCAGTCACCTGGGGCCCAAGCCCTTTGGCTGTGATGTGTGTGGGAAGGAGTTTGCCCGGGGCTCAGACCTGGTGAAGCACCTGCGGGTGCACACGGGCGAGAAACCCTACCTATGCCCCGAGTGTGGTAAGGGCTTTGCTGACAGCTCGGCTAGGGTCAAGCACCTCCGTACCCACAGTGGTGAGAGGCCTCATGCCTGCCCAGAGTGCGACCGTACCTTCAGCCTCAGCTCCACCCTCCTCCGCCACCGCCTCACCCATATGGAGCCCCAGGACTTTGGCTTCCCAGGCTACCCCATGGCTCCCCTGatccccagcccaccccccagcACAAGCCCACCCCCGCCTCCGCTTGGCACCAGCCCCCTGCTGATACCCCGCAGTCCTCCACACTCAGGTGATGGGCCCTTTGGCCTGCCCGGCTTAGAGCCGGAGCCTGGGGGCCCACAGGCTGGGGAGCCCCCACCACCACTGGCAGGCGACAAACCCCACAAGTGCCCCGAATGTGGCAAGGGCTTCCGCCGGAGCTCGGACCTGGTGAAACACCACCGTGTGCACACAGGGGAGAAACCCTACCTCTGCCCTGAATGCGGCAAGGGTTTTGCCGACAGCTCAGCCCGAGTCAAGCACCTCCGCACCCATCGTGGTGAACGGGCCCGGCCACCACCACCGTCCACTCTCCTTCGGCCCCATAACCCTCCCGGCCCAGCACCCACAGCCGCTCGGCCCCGAGTCCGAGCCCAGCCCTCTGGACCCAGCCAGCCCCATGTGTGTGGCTTCTGTGGGAAGGAGTTCCCCCGGAGCTCAGATCTGGTCAAGCATAGGCGCACACACACTGGGGAGAAGCCATACAAGTGTGCGGAGTGTGGCAAGGGTTTTGGTGATAGCTCTGCCCGTATCAAGCACCAGCGTGGGCACCTGGTCCTGAGGCCATTTGGGACAGGGGATGGTCGAGCAAGGCCCCTCAAGGAGGAGCCGCCGACAGGACTGGAATGA